One genomic window of uncultured Erythrobacter sp. includes the following:
- the pspB gene encoding envelope stress response membrane protein PspB, whose protein sequence is MEPEYFFVPLFAIGLPWLILHYVTKWKTAATITTDDEVLLDELYQLAKRLDERMDTVERLVASDDPSFSPVQRLMHDQEVDNQQLRELDRMMAEKKGAK, encoded by the coding sequence GTGGAACCAGAATATTTCTTTGTCCCGCTCTTCGCGATCGGCCTGCCCTGGTTGATCCTGCACTATGTAACCAAGTGGAAGACGGCAGCGACCATTACGACCGATGACGAGGTCTTGCTCGATGAACTCTATCAGCTCGCCAAGCGTCTCGATGAACGGATGGACACGGTTGAGCGGTTGGTCGCTTCCGATGACCCCTCGTTCTCCCCCGTACAACGCCTGATGCACGATCAGGAAGTCGACAATCAGCAATTGCGCGAACTCGATCGCATGATGGCCGAAAAGAAAGGAGCCAAGTGA
- the leuD gene encoding 3-isopropylmalate dehydratase small subunit, with translation MDRLSRISGRAIPFGAKNIDTDIIIPSKWLKTITREGLGEGAFETIRTEPGNVFDDPAYADAPILIAGDNFGCGSSREHAAWAILDLGIRAVIAPSYSDIFSGNAVKNGILPVVLPQEAVDRLLEIARDGHPIDVDLETQTVTTEFQDRFTFEIDPFRKHCLLNGLDEVALTLERQAAIGHFESQRASAQGWLAHGTNS, from the coding sequence ATGGACAGACTTTCGCGCATTTCCGGCCGGGCGATCCCGTTCGGTGCCAAGAATATCGACACCGACATCATCATCCCTTCCAAGTGGCTGAAGACAATCACGCGCGAGGGCCTTGGCGAAGGCGCGTTTGAGACCATCCGGACCGAACCCGGCAATGTGTTCGATGATCCGGCTTACGCAGACGCACCGATCCTGATCGCGGGCGATAATTTTGGCTGCGGATCGAGCCGGGAACATGCCGCCTGGGCAATTCTCGATCTCGGCATCCGCGCGGTCATTGCGCCGAGCTATTCCGATATCTTCTCTGGCAACGCGGTGAAGAACGGTATCTTGCCGGTTGTGCTGCCACAGGAAGCCGTCGACCGCTTGCTGGAAATCGCACGTGACGGCCATCCGATCGACGTCGATCTGGAAACACAGACCGTCACCACCGAATTCCAGGATCGATTCACCTTCGAGATCGACCCGTTCCGCAAGCATTGCTTGCTCAATGGCCTCGATGAAGTGGCGCTGACGCTCGAGCGGCAAGCCGCGATCGGACATTTCGAAAGCCAGCGGGCATCAGCACAAGGCTGGCTCGCGCACGGCACCAATTCCTAA
- the pspC gene encoding envelope stress response membrane protein PspC has translation MNSPRTTLYRDKYNAKLMGVCSGIADYTGINPFWVRAGAVALTVFALGPIAILAYIAAGFLLNKKPAHLYRDEGEQKYWQRVRQSPQRTAREIRANFRDIDRRLAAVETHYVSSNPRLNAEIERLR, from the coding sequence ATGAACAGCCCCCGCACCACGCTTTATCGCGACAAATACAACGCCAAATTGATGGGTGTCTGTTCAGGCATCGCCGACTACACCGGCATCAACCCATTCTGGGTTCGCGCTGGAGCGGTCGCACTGACAGTGTTCGCGCTCGGCCCGATTGCCATCCTGGCCTACATCGCCGCCGGGTTCCTGCTGAACAAGAAACCGGCCCACCTGTACCGCGACGAAGGCGAGCAGAAGTACTGGCAGCGCGTCCGGCAGAGCCCGCAGCGCACCGCTCGGGAAATCCGCGCAAACTTCCGCGACATCGATCGCCGGCTGGCAGCCGTGGAAACCCACTATGTCAGCAGCAATCCGCGCCTGAATGCTGAAATCGAGCGCCTGCGCTGA
- a CDS encoding fatty acid desaturase, with protein MTPNYALPSKHAQTVVGLALAALIAGSWLGIHIYGMFIFELTLANLPFALALAAVQCWLSVGVFIVCHDAMHGSLAPGRERLTSAIATVLLFLYAGFGWKTLRDAHFTHHKLAGHAGDPDFDENNPSHFVKWYGTFFKRYFGWRSLLYVHTVVGIYWLVIGIPMAQIFVLYGAPALLSSLQLFYFGTYRPHYHAEDKPFADDHNARTNDFGTLASLATCFHFGYHLEHHRRPDVPWWALPGAKKAGVGKAGVEKELQHELA; from the coding sequence GTGACACCAAACTACGCCCTTCCAAGCAAGCATGCGCAGACTGTGGTCGGTCTGGCGCTTGCTGCGCTTATCGCGGGTTCGTGGTTAGGTATTCACATCTACGGCATGTTCATCTTTGAGCTGACCCTGGCCAATCTGCCATTCGCATTGGCTTTGGCAGCGGTGCAATGTTGGCTCAGCGTCGGCGTGTTTATCGTGTGCCATGACGCGATGCATGGATCGCTCGCGCCAGGGCGAGAGCGACTGACTTCGGCAATCGCGACGGTGCTGTTGTTCCTTTATGCAGGCTTCGGATGGAAGACCTTGCGCGATGCGCATTTCACCCATCACAAGCTGGCTGGGCACGCGGGTGATCCGGACTTTGACGAGAACAATCCGAGCCATTTTGTGAAATGGTACGGGACGTTTTTCAAGCGCTATTTCGGCTGGCGGTCGCTGCTGTATGTCCACACGGTGGTCGGAATTTACTGGCTGGTGATCGGCATTCCGATGGCGCAGATATTTGTCCTGTATGGCGCGCCTGCGCTGCTATCGTCTCTGCAACTCTTCTATTTCGGCACCTACCGGCCGCATTATCACGCTGAAGACAAACCGTTTGCCGATGATCACAATGCGCGCACCAATGATTTCGGCACTCTGGCAAGTCTCGCCACGTGCTTCCATTTCGGCTATCATCTCGAGCACCACCGCCGTCCCGATGTGCCATGGTGGGCGCTGCCCGGCGCAAAGAAAGCGGGCGTTGGGAAAGCGGGCGTAGAGAAAGAGTTGCAGCATGAGCTGGCTTGA
- a CDS encoding BolA/IbaG family iron-sulfur metabolism protein translates to MPMKGADIEAAIIAALPGALVELTDLAGDDDHWAAKVTAPQFAGKNRVQQHKMVYAAFGEKMGGELHALQVTTVVPT, encoded by the coding sequence ATGCCGATGAAAGGCGCGGATATCGAAGCGGCGATCATCGCTGCGCTTCCCGGTGCGCTGGTCGAACTGACTGATCTTGCGGGCGACGACGATCACTGGGCAGCCAAAGTCACCGCGCCGCAATTTGCGGGCAAGAACCGCGTGCAACAGCACAAGATGGTCTATGCCGCGTTCGGCGAGAAGATGGGCGGCGAGCTGCACGCCTTGCAAGTGACGACCGTGGTCCCCACGTAA
- a CDS encoding SufE family protein, translating to MRTLDDILEEYDFLEGDERYSLLIELGRELEPMPDALKTDATLVRGCSAAVWVYPTEAGEKLHFLADSNAAITKGIVALVISAVQDQPAEAVAHMDVAAALEPFNLKNQLSSNRTQGVPNMIALVKEHAARLAAS from the coding sequence ATGCGCACACTCGACGACATCCTTGAAGAATACGATTTCCTCGAAGGCGACGAACGCTATTCGTTGCTGATCGAACTTGGCCGCGAGTTGGAGCCGATGCCCGACGCGCTGAAAACCGATGCCACTCTGGTGCGCGGATGCTCCGCGGCGGTGTGGGTCTACCCGACCGAAGCGGGCGAGAAACTGCATTTCCTCGCCGACAGCAATGCGGCGATTACCAAGGGGATTGTCGCTCTCGTCATTTCCGCTGTTCAGGATCAGCCGGCAGAGGCTGTGGCGCATATGGACGTGGCGGCCGCGCTCGAACCATTCAATCTCAAGAACCAGCTATCGAGCAACCGCACCCAAGGCGTCCCGAATATGATCGCCCTAGTTAAGGAACACGCGGCGAGACTGGCGGCATCATGA
- a CDS encoding sterol desaturase family protein: MSWLEVILTVLAALIGMELFAWYAHKYIMHGWGWAWHRDHHEPHDNVLEKNDLFAVVFGTINAAMYIYGSLYWDALWWFAVGISLYGVIYTLIHDGLVHQRYFKWVPKKGYAKRLVQAHKLHHATIGKEGGVSFGFVFARDPQVLKAELKEQREAGVAVVRDSVGA; encoded by the coding sequence ATGAGCTGGCTTGAAGTGATCCTGACTGTCTTGGCCGCACTGATCGGCATGGAATTGTTCGCGTGGTACGCGCACAAATATATCATGCATGGCTGGGGCTGGGCGTGGCACCGCGATCACCACGAGCCGCATGACAATGTGCTGGAGAAGAACGACCTGTTCGCGGTCGTGTTCGGCACGATCAACGCCGCAATGTATATCTACGGCTCGCTCTATTGGGACGCGCTGTGGTGGTTTGCGGTTGGAATCTCACTCTACGGCGTGATCTACACGCTGATCCACGACGGATTGGTGCATCAGCGCTATTTCAAATGGGTCCCTAAGAAAGGCTATGCCAAGCGACTGGTTCAGGCGCATAAGCTCCACCATGCCACCATTGGCAAGGAAGGCGGCGTGAGCTTCGGATTTGTCTTCGCGCGCGATCCGCAAGTGCTGAAGGCAGAGCTGAAAGAGCAGCGCGAGGCCGGTGTGGCCGTGGTGCGCGACAGCGTCGGAGCTTAG
- a CDS encoding thioesterase family protein, which produces MSTIPFRFPITVLPEDIDFMGHVNNARYLNWVQDAVLAHWNKLAPAEEVATKAWVALKHEITYRKPAFLEDDVIASTVLERYNGARAFYSTVIKRGEDVLAEVKSSWCCIDAKTLRPARIGEHMREFFFPEID; this is translated from the coding sequence ATGTCAACAATCCCGTTCCGATTCCCGATTACAGTCCTCCCTGAGGATATCGATTTCATGGGGCACGTGAACAATGCGCGCTACCTGAACTGGGTGCAGGATGCGGTGTTGGCGCATTGGAACAAACTGGCCCCAGCGGAAGAGGTGGCGACCAAGGCATGGGTCGCGCTGAAACACGAGATCACGTATCGCAAGCCCGCCTTTCTTGAAGACGACGTGATCGCAAGCACCGTGCTGGAACGATACAATGGCGCGCGCGCATTCTATTCGACTGTGATCAAACGCGGCGAAGATGTGCTCGCCGAAGTGAAATCCAGCTGGTGCTGCATCGACGCCAAAACCCTCCGCCCGGCGCGGATCGGCGAACACATGCGTGAATTTTTCTTTCCTGAGATTGACTAA
- a CDS encoding NADPH:quinone oxidoreductase family protein, whose product MKAIRTHEVGGPETLTLDEVDAPSPGKGEVLVAVKACAINYPDTLMIRDLYQFKPERPYSPGGELAGVIEAVGEGVEGYSVGDRVMAGLGNGGLAEKVVVPAGRMFPIPDGVPFEKAASLLMTYGTTIHGLKDRGHIKEGDVVLILGAAGGVGLSAVELAKAFGARVVAAVSSEAKGEVARNAGADEIVIYPRDEMDKAASKELAGKFKEACGPTGANIVYDIVGGQYSEPALRSIAWEGRFLVVGFPAGIAKMPLNLTLLKSCDICGVFWGAFTAREPAKFVAQVNELFELMKAGKIDPLVSETFPLERAGEAIAKLENREAVGKLVVTMG is encoded by the coding sequence ATGAAAGCCATCCGCACCCACGAAGTCGGCGGCCCTGAAACGCTTACGCTTGACGAAGTTGACGCACCCTCGCCCGGCAAAGGCGAAGTGCTGGTCGCGGTGAAGGCCTGCGCGATCAACTATCCCGACACGTTGATGATCCGCGATCTCTATCAATTCAAACCCGAGCGACCCTATTCCCCCGGCGGGGAGTTGGCCGGTGTGATTGAGGCTGTTGGCGAAGGAGTGGAAGGCTACTCGGTCGGCGACCGTGTCATGGCTGGGCTCGGCAATGGCGGGCTTGCGGAAAAAGTTGTGGTTCCAGCTGGCCGAATGTTCCCAATCCCTGACGGTGTGCCGTTCGAAAAGGCCGCCTCGCTCTTGATGACCTATGGCACCACGATCCACGGGCTGAAGGATCGCGGCCACATCAAGGAAGGCGACGTCGTCCTGATCCTTGGCGCGGCAGGCGGCGTTGGCCTGTCCGCAGTCGAACTGGCCAAGGCTTTCGGAGCGCGCGTTGTCGCAGCGGTCTCCAGCGAAGCCAAAGGCGAAGTGGCGCGCAATGCTGGTGCCGACGAAATCGTGATCTATCCGCGCGACGAAATGGACAAGGCCGCGTCCAAGGAACTCGCTGGCAAGTTCAAGGAAGCCTGCGGTCCGACCGGCGCCAACATTGTCTACGACATTGTCGGCGGGCAATATTCCGAACCGGCGCTACGATCGATCGCTTGGGAAGGTCGCTTCCTGGTAGTCGGATTCCCTGCCGGGATCGCGAAGATGCCGCTCAACCTGACACTGCTAAAAAGCTGTGACATTTGCGGCGTGTTCTGGGGTGCATTCACGGCGCGCGAACCGGCCAAATTCGTCGCTCAGGTCAACGAGCTGTTCGAATTGATGAAAGCCGGAAAGATCGATCCGCTGGTTTCCGAAACCTTCCCCCTGGAACGCGCAGGCGAAGCGATCGCCAAGCTGGAAAACCGCGAGGCAGTCGGCAAACTTGTGGTGACGATGGGGTAG
- the pspA gene encoding phage shock protein PspA, which yields MGIFSRTRDIIAANFTDMLDKADDPSKMIRMIILEMEETLVEVRASAARTIADQKEMHRHVVKLDKLQADWGEKAQLALSKDREDLARAALVEKKKAVGMADQLKAEIAVLDDALRAYEADIQKLQHRLREARSRQTQIAARLESAENRVKLRTLMSTERTDEALSRFDQLERRVDFAEGRAEAMSIADQSGGPSLSDEIAALEGADAIDDELAQMKKALGKDGADKKD from the coding sequence ATGGGCATTTTCAGCCGCACCCGTGACATCATTGCCGCCAACTTCACTGACATGCTCGATAAGGCGGACGATCCGTCAAAGATGATCCGCATGATCATCCTCGAGATGGAAGAGACTTTGGTGGAAGTCCGGGCAAGCGCGGCGCGCACGATTGCCGATCAGAAAGAAATGCATCGCCACGTCGTGAAGCTCGACAAGCTTCAGGCTGACTGGGGTGAAAAGGCACAGCTGGCGCTGTCCAAGGACCGCGAAGACCTCGCCCGCGCCGCTCTGGTCGAGAAGAAGAAAGCGGTTGGCATGGCCGACCAGCTCAAGGCCGAGATTGCGGTGCTCGATGACGCGCTACGCGCTTACGAAGCCGACATTCAGAAATTGCAGCATCGCCTGCGCGAAGCCCGCAGCCGCCAGACACAGATCGCGGCGCGGCTCGAAAGCGCGGAAAACCGCGTGAAGCTTCGCACGCTGATGAGCACCGAACGCACCGACGAGGCACTGTCGCGCTTCGACCAGCTCGAACGCCGGGTCGATTTTGCCGAAGGCCGCGCCGAAGCGATGTCGATTGCCGACCAGTCGGGCGGCCCCTCGCTATCCGATGAGATCGCAGCGCTCGAAGGTGCCGATGCGATTGATGACGAACTCGCTCAGATGAAAAAGGCGCTCGGCAAAGACGGCGCAGACAAGAAGGACTGA
- a CDS encoding GFA family protein, whose protein sequence is MFGACHCGAVTVALVAKPEYINLCDCSLCAKSGGAWGYFTASDVAITGITSSYRRADYEKPAVEMHFCPSCGTTTHWVLTEHHEGDRVGVNMRIFEPSELNGIEARTLDGRNWTGKTEAAHRRAPGQLGTDVFL, encoded by the coding sequence ATGTTCGGTGCCTGCCATTGCGGTGCAGTGACCGTCGCGTTGGTTGCCAAGCCGGAATACATCAATCTGTGCGATTGTTCGTTGTGCGCGAAATCGGGCGGCGCTTGGGGTTACTTCACGGCAAGCGACGTCGCGATCACCGGAATTACCTCCAGCTATCGCCGTGCGGACTATGAAAAGCCGGCAGTGGAAATGCACTTTTGCCCAAGCTGCGGCACGACAACGCACTGGGTGCTTACCGAACATCACGAAGGCGACCGGGTTGGCGTCAACATGCGCATCTTCGAGCCCAGTGAACTGAACGGCATCGAGGCCCGCACTCTGGACGGTCGCAACTGGACCGGCAAAACCGAGGCAGCCCATCGCCGAGCCCCCGGACAATTGGGCACCGATGTGTTTCTCTGA
- a CDS encoding GNAT family N-acetyltransferase, producing MSDANSIGRKGILLRAPEEKELPAASALCMRSKGYWGYDAAFMEACRDELTLTKRDLVESTVILAVQEQTIAGIAQVTFEDGEAGLDKLFIEPDMIGHGIGRLLFDWTCAHALAEGATSLTVTADPDAAPFYEKMGFARTAEEPSGSIPGRVLPVLSLKL from the coding sequence ATGAGTGATGCCAATTCCATTGGCAGGAAGGGCATTTTGCTGCGGGCTCCAGAGGAAAAGGAACTTCCCGCCGCAAGCGCGCTTTGCATGCGGTCAAAGGGCTATTGGGGCTACGATGCCGCCTTTATGGAGGCTTGCCGCGACGAGCTCACGCTGACGAAAAGAGACTTGGTCGAAAGCACTGTGATCTTGGCTGTTCAGGAGCAGACAATCGCGGGGATCGCCCAAGTCACATTTGAGGACGGCGAGGCAGGGCTAGACAAGCTGTTTATCGAACCTGACATGATTGGCCATGGCATCGGCAGGCTTCTGTTCGATTGGACATGCGCGCATGCCTTGGCGGAAGGCGCGACGAGCTTGACGGTAACCGCCGATCCCGATGCAGCGCCGTTTTACGAAAAGATGGGATTTGCGCGAACCGCAGAGGAACCGTCAGGCTCCATCCCAGGACGGGTGCTGCCCGTTCTCTCGCTAAAGCTCTAG
- the pspF gene encoding phage shock protein operon transcriptional activator, whose translation MDRENQFIGQSGAFLDAVERASRAAPMSRPVLVIGERGTGKELIAERLHRLSTRWDEPLVTMNCAALPETLIEAELFGHEAGAFTGATKARAGRFEEADKGTLFLDELGTLSMGAQERLLRAVEYGEVTRIGSSRPVRVDVRIVAATNDDLPALAKSGEFRADLLDRLSFEVITLPPLRVREGDVGVLAEYFARRMAAELDWHGWPGFSPHVMNQLEEYSWPGNVRELRNVIERAVYRWDDPGEAISYVQFDPFESPWKPKAPPHRGSAPPAAVNAGAGDVPQSNGAIPAGASFEQIDDLRAAVDSHERSIVEHALGKHRWNQRQTAKALGLSYDQLRHAIKKHGLMEGDEA comes from the coding sequence ATGGATCGGGAAAATCAGTTTATCGGCCAGTCTGGCGCCTTCCTTGATGCGGTCGAGCGGGCCAGTCGCGCCGCCCCGATGAGCCGCCCCGTGCTCGTCATCGGCGAGCGCGGCACCGGCAAGGAATTGATCGCCGAACGTCTCCACCGCCTGTCGACCCGTTGGGACGAGCCGCTGGTCACGATGAACTGCGCGGCTTTGCCCGAGACATTGATCGAAGCCGAACTATTCGGGCACGAAGCCGGTGCCTTTACCGGGGCTACCAAAGCGCGTGCGGGAAGGTTTGAAGAAGCCGACAAGGGCACGCTTTTTCTCGACGAACTGGGCACATTGTCGATGGGTGCACAGGAGCGCCTGCTGAGGGCCGTTGAATATGGCGAGGTTACGCGGATCGGATCGTCACGCCCCGTCAGGGTCGATGTTCGGATCGTCGCAGCGACCAATGACGATCTTCCAGCTTTGGCCAAGTCAGGTGAGTTCCGCGCCGATTTGCTCGACCGGCTGAGTTTCGAAGTCATCACCTTGCCGCCATTGCGTGTGCGCGAAGGTGATGTTGGGGTGCTCGCCGAATACTTCGCGCGGCGCATGGCGGCTGAGCTAGACTGGCACGGCTGGCCTGGCTTTTCTCCTCATGTGATGAACCAGCTTGAGGAGTATTCCTGGCCCGGCAACGTCCGCGAGCTGCGCAATGTGATCGAGCGTGCGGTGTATCGCTGGGACGATCCGGGCGAAGCGATCTCCTATGTGCAGTTCGACCCGTTCGAAAGCCCCTGGAAACCGAAGGCTCCGCCGCATCGCGGCAGCGCGCCTCCAGCGGCAGTAAATGCCGGTGCGGGCGATGTGCCGCAGTCCAATGGCGCGATCCCGGCGGGGGCGAGCTTCGAACAGATCGACGACCTGCGTGCTGCAGTCGATTCTCATGAACGGTCGATCGTCGAGCACGCGCTTGGCAAACATCGCTGGAATCAGCGCCAAACGGCGAAAGCACTCGGCCTGAGCTACGATCAGCTCCGCCATGCGATCAAGAAACACGGCCTCATGGAAGGCGACGAAGCGTAG
- a CDS encoding YbaN family protein, with protein MRRLYLAAGVLFTGFGAIGAVLPIVPTVPFLLVAVFCFARSNPAWEQKILDHPTWGPQIEDWRERRAISRKAKVLAIASIAAGVGFTWVTLGFPWVWISVAVLVIVGGWIATRDE; from the coding sequence ATGCGGCGGCTCTATCTCGCCGCTGGAGTGCTGTTCACCGGCTTCGGCGCAATCGGTGCCGTTCTTCCCATCGTACCTACCGTCCCGTTCCTGCTGGTGGCAGTGTTCTGCTTCGCGCGGAGCAATCCAGCTTGGGAGCAGAAAATTCTGGATCACCCAACGTGGGGTCCGCAAATCGAGGATTGGCGGGAACGCCGCGCAATCTCGCGCAAGGCCAAAGTGCTTGCCATCGCCTCAATCGCGGCGGGGGTCGGCTTCACTTGGGTTACCTTGGGCTTTCCATGGGTGTGGATTTCCGTCGCAGTGCTGGTGATCGTGGGCGGCTGGATCGCGACGCGCGATGAGTGA
- a CDS encoding DUF1476 domain-containing protein, with the protein MTDFKDRERAEEAKFAMDEETAFKVAARRNRLLGEWAAGLMNLTEEETDAYKKAVVQADFEEAGDEDVIRKLLGDLTAADTDVSESDIRAKLEEMTVEAKRQLMGDQ; encoded by the coding sequence ATGACAGATTTCAAGGATCGCGAACGCGCGGAAGAAGCCAAGTTCGCCATGGACGAAGAAACCGCGTTCAAGGTTGCTGCACGCCGCAACCGCTTGCTTGGCGAATGGGCCGCTGGCCTGATGAACCTGACCGAAGAGGAAACCGACGCTTACAAGAAAGCGGTCGTTCAGGCCGACTTCGAGGAAGCGGGTGATGAAGATGTGATCCGCAAGCTGCTCGGTGATCTGACAGCAGCCGATACCGACGTCAGCGAATCCGACATCCGCGCGAAGCTCGAAGAGATGACTGTCGAGGCCAAGCGTCAATTGATGGGCGATCAGTAA
- the grxD gene encoding Grx4 family monothiol glutaredoxin, producing MAEDTNARIQSIVSENDVVLFMKGTPLFPQCGFSSRAVAILDHCGVAYESVDVLQDMEVRQGIKAFSDWPTIPQLYVKGEFLGGSDIMMEMFEAGELQQTLDEQGVAKAS from the coding sequence ATGGCTGAAGATACCAACGCTCGCATCCAATCCATTGTCAGCGAAAATGACGTCGTCCTGTTCATGAAGGGCACGCCGCTGTTCCCGCAATGCGGGTTTTCCAGCCGCGCTGTTGCAATCCTCGATCATTGCGGTGTCGCGTATGAAAGCGTCGATGTGCTGCAGGACATGGAAGTTCGCCAGGGCATCAAAGCGTTCTCCGACTGGCCAACCATCCCGCAGCTTTATGTGAAGGGCGAATTCCTCGGCGGAAGCGACATCATGATGGAGATGTTCGAGGCCGGGGAACTGCAGCAAACACTCGACGAACAGGGCGTGGCCAAGGCGTCCTAG
- the leuC gene encoding 3-isopropylmalate dehydratase large subunit yields MASKPRTLYAKIWDDHVVETRDDGTSIIYIDRHLVHEVTSPQAFEALRLAGRPVRRPELTLAVPDHNLPTTARRDAAGGKIPIADPQSAAQLAALEKNAPDFGIRYIGDADDEQGIVHVVGPEQGFSLPGTTIVCGDSHTASHGGLGALAFGIGTSEVEHVLATQTLLLQQSKAMEIRVEGSLGSGVTAKDLILHIIGAIGAAGGSGYVIEYRGQVFEEMSVEQRLTVCNMSIEAGARAGLIAPDETVFRYLKNRPMAPKGAEWDAAVAYWRTLHTDPGAEFDKSVVIDAANVAPTVTWGTSPEDVVAIGGAVPSPESFADESKQEAARKSLDYMGLAPGTPMTDIPVENIFIGSCTNSRIEDLRAAAEVLKGRSKAANVRWAIVVPGSGLVKRQAEEEGLDRIFTEAGFEWREPGCSACLGMNPDKVPAGERCASTSNRNFVGRQGPGARTHLVSPAMAAAAAVKGRLADVRELT; encoded by the coding sequence ATGGCTAGCAAACCCCGCACGCTCTACGCGAAAATCTGGGACGATCACGTCGTCGAAACCCGCGATGACGGCACCTCGATCATCTATATCGACCGACATCTCGTCCATGAAGTAACCAGCCCTCAGGCGTTCGAAGCGCTAAGACTAGCGGGCCGTCCGGTGCGCCGTCCCGAGCTGACGCTTGCAGTGCCCGATCACAATCTCCCGACAACCGCTCGGCGAGATGCTGCAGGCGGGAAAATTCCCATTGCCGACCCGCAAAGCGCGGCTCAACTCGCGGCATTGGAGAAAAACGCGCCCGATTTCGGCATTCGCTACATCGGCGATGCGGATGATGAGCAAGGGATCGTCCACGTGGTTGGGCCTGAACAGGGCTTCTCACTTCCAGGCACGACAATCGTTTGCGGCGACTCCCATACTGCGAGCCATGGCGGGCTCGGCGCGCTGGCTTTCGGCATCGGCACTAGTGAAGTCGAACATGTCCTTGCGACCCAGACGCTGCTGCTCCAGCAGTCAAAGGCGATGGAAATCCGCGTCGAAGGATCGCTCGGCTCCGGTGTCACCGCCAAGGACCTGATCTTGCACATCATCGGCGCAATCGGCGCGGCTGGCGGGTCTGGCTACGTGATCGAATATCGCGGGCAGGTGTTCGAGGAAATGAGCGTCGAGCAGCGCCTGACGGTCTGCAATATGAGCATCGAAGCGGGAGCGCGAGCGGGCCTGATCGCGCCGGACGAAACCGTGTTCCGTTATCTCAAGAACCGCCCGATGGCTCCCAAAGGTGCCGAATGGGATGCAGCGGTCGCCTATTGGCGGACATTGCACACCGATCCGGGCGCTGAGTTCGACAAGTCGGTCGTCATCGACGCCGCCAATGTTGCGCCTACGGTCACATGGGGCACCAGCCCTGAAGACGTTGTGGCGATTGGCGGCGCCGTCCCCTCGCCCGAGAGCTTTGCGGACGAATCCAAGCAGGAAGCAGCGAGGAAGAGCCTCGACTATATGGGCCTCGCTCCGGGCACACCGATGACCGATATTCCGGTCGAGAACATCTTCATCGGCAGCTGCACTAATAGCCGGATCGAGGACCTGAGGGCTGCGGCAGAGGTGCTCAAGGGGCGCTCAAAGGCTGCCAATGTGCGCTGGGCTATCGTTGTCCCCGGCTCTGGTCTCGTAAAACGCCAGGCCGAAGAGGAAGGCCTCGACCGTATCTTCACCGAAGCGGGCTTCGAATGGCGCGAGCCGGGCTGTTCCGCATGCCTCGGCATGAATCCCGACAAAGTGCCTGCCGGAGAACGCTGCGCCTCGACCAGCAACCGCAATTTCGTTGGACGGCAAGGTCCGGGAGCGCGCACGCATCTGGTTTCACCGGCCATGGCAGCGGCTGCTGCGGTCAAGGGGCGATTGGCGGATGTGCGCGAGCTGACCTGA
- a CDS encoding isopropylmalate isomerase, with the protein MTDDTPEETPKKSGPSKAAIGAAATIGSAAIAAALLYAGKRFKKKPNEPTQPGPIPSGEKPETD; encoded by the coding sequence ATGACTGACGATACCCCCGAAGAAACTCCCAAGAAATCCGGCCCAAGCAAAGCAGCGATCGGCGCCGCGGCGACGATTGGCTCCGCTGCGATTGCAGCGGCGCTGCTCTATGCTGGCAAACGGTTCAAGAAAAAGCCCAACGAGCCGACCCAACCCGGGCCTATTCCTTCTGGCGAAAAGCCGGAAACCGACTGA